A window of Littorina saxatilis isolate snail1 linkage group LG7, US_GU_Lsax_2.0, whole genome shotgun sequence contains these coding sequences:
- the LOC138971896 gene encoding uncharacterized protein, with amino-acid sequence MFPQSDAMDVVFTLDTTGSMSQALDEVKGRVSHMMQRLLADIPRIKMAAIAHGDYCDEHVFYLTQTQNLTSNLPELVQFVDGLEGTGGGDTAECYELVLQMVREKLDWTSGGGSDKILVMIGDAYPHAVDDPQNRDRLDWEEQVDLLAQMGVKIYGVQVFDDEDSSKFFSKMAAATGGQHLKLTQFGHLCDVIMAICYKERGAEFLENFQAEVEARTKTTAAPSPDLEGIFDVLRRGHSTGSPSDVALAVTSSDSKMQSGSSTTSDSDVIPPSLTVPPGKCSAPRCRAVTKGRATLKRCNAANKHTSRPKSKLTKLRREKVPATKFKFRDLTWTSWKLLAVPADQEVTSGTWRSSLSGLAKFRHDLNKSSTNKPKADQRTVFLEVSVQTHPGRRRHVMWGRVVKVHSGKTSFSRLLTSGQYVRVQLARVMRSGCRVFVRMAELGRKQSDEVENGLTQYDYAWCPVTRGCCHREVVVPSGSEGNDMQIGGLDDVWGGWGR; translated from the exons ATGTTTCCCCAGTCAGACGCCATGGATGTCGTATTCACCCTGGACACCACGGGGTCAATGTCACAGGCCTTGGACGAGGTCAAAGGTCGCGTGTCACACATGATGCAGCGCCTCCTGGCGGATATCCCTCGCATCAAGATGGCGGCGATCGCGCACGGAGACTACTGTGACGAGCACGTGTTCTATCTGACGcagacacagaacctgacgtcAAATCTGCCGGAGCTggtccagtttgtggacggtCTGGAAGGAACCGGAGGTG GTGACACCGCGGAGTGTTACGAGCTGGTGCTGCAGATGGTGCGGGAAAAGCTGGACTGGACGAGTGGAGGTGGCAGCGACAAGATCTTGGTGATGATCGGGGACGCCTACCCCCACGCTGTAGACGATCCACAGAACAGAGACAGGCTGGACTGGGAGGAGCAGGTTGACCTCCTGGCACAGATG GGAGTCAAGATTTACGGGGTGCAGGTGTTTGACGACGAAGACTCCTCAAAGTTTTTCTCCAAGATGGCTGCGGCAACAGGCGGTCAGCATCTGAAGCTGACGCAGTTTGGACACctgtgtgacgtcatcatgGCCATCTGCTACAAGGAGAGAGGGGCAGAGTTTCTGGAG AACTTTCAAGCAGAGGTTGAAGCCCGAACAAAGACGACAGCAGCACCAAGCCCAGACTTGGAGGGAATCTTCGACGTTTTACGACGAGGGCATTCTACCGGCAGTCCCTCTGACGTCGCACtggctgtgacgtcatcagATTCAAAGATGCAATCTGGATCTTCCACTACCAGTGATTCTGATGTCATCCCGCCATCTTTGACTGTGCCTCCCGGGAAATGTTCGGCGCCTAGATGCCGGGCGGTAACAAAAGGCAGAGCGACTTTAAAACGTTGCAATGCGGCAAATAAG CACACAAGTCGACCAAAGTCCAAACTCACAAAACTGAGAAGGGAGAAAGTTCCTGCCACCAAGTTCAAGTTCAGAGACCTCACATGGACATCGTGGAAACTGCTCGCAGTTCCGGCAGACCAGGAAGTGACGTCAGGAACATGGCGCAGCAGTCTCTCGGGGTTGGCTAAATTTCGACATGACTTGAACAAAAGTTCCACGAACAAACCGAAGGCAGATCAGAGGACAGTGTTTCTGGAAGTTTCCGTCCAGACACATCCGGGTCGTCGACGTCACGTGATGTGGGGACGCGTTGTTAAAGTGCACTCTGGGAAGACATCCTTCAGTCGTCTGCTCACATCCGGGCAATACGTGCGCGTGCAGCTGGCACGAGTCATGCGCAGTGGTTGCCGTGTGTTCGTGCGCATGGCAGAACTTGGAAGAAAACAGTCCGATGAAGTAGAGAATGGACTTACTCAATATGATTATGCATGGTGCCCGGTGACACGTGGCTGTTGCCATAGAGAGGTCGTGGTGCCTAGCGGTAGTGAAGGAAATGACATGCAGATTGGCGGACTTGACGATGTGTGGGGAGGGTGGGGCAGGTAG
- the LOC138970259 gene encoding uncharacterized protein translates to MTQKSALKLNSHIKHYNYSPLSALKLNSHIKHYNYSPLSALKLNSHIKHYNYSPLSALKLNSHIKHYNYSPLSALKLNSHIKHYNYSPLSALKLNSHIKHYNYSPLSALKLNSHIKHYNYSPLSALKLNSHIKHYNYSPLSALKLNSHIKHYNYSPLSALKLNSHIKHYNYSPLSALKLNSHIKHYNYSPLSALKLNSHIKHYNYSPLSALKLNSHIKHYNYSPLSALKLNSHIKHYNYSPLSALKLNSHIKHYNYSPLSALKLNSHIKHYNYSPLFTRQNSYLHKQLEYRINNLHSILMSSN, encoded by the exons ATGACACAGAAA TCTGCCCTCAAGCTGAACTCGCACATCAAGCACTATAACTACTCGCCATTGTCTGCCCTCAAGCTGAACTCGCACATCAAGCACTATAACTACTCGCCATTGTCTGCCCTCAAGCTGAACTCGCACATCAAGCACTATAACTACTCGCCATTGTCTGCCCTCAAGCTGAACTCGCACATCAAGCACTATAACTACTCTCCATTGTCTGCCCTCAAGCTGAACTCGCACATCAAGCACTATAACTACTCTCCATTGTCTGCCCTCAAGCTGAACTCGCACATCAAGCACTACAACTACTCTCCATTGTCTGCCCTCAAGCTGAACTCGCACATCAAGCACTATAACTACTCTCCATTGTCTGCCCTCAAGCTGAACTCGCACATCAAGCACTATAACTACTCTCCATTGTCTGCCCTCAAGCTGAACTCGCACATCAAGCACTATAACTACTCTCCATTGTCTGCCCTCAAGCTGAACTCGCACATCAAGCACTATAACTACTCTCCATTGTCTGCCCTCAAGCTGAACTCGCACATCAAGCACTATAACTACTCTCCATTGTCTGCCCTCAAGCTGAACTCGCACATCAAGCACTATAACTACTCTCCATTGTCTGCCCTCAAGCTGAACTCGCACATCAAGCACTATAACTACTCTCCATTGTCTGCCCTCAAGCTGAACTCGCACATCAAGCACTATAACTACTCGCCATTGTCTGCCCTCAAGCTGAACTCGCACATCAAGCACTATAACTACTCTCCATTGTCTGCCCTCAAGCTGAACTCGCACATCAAGCACTATAACTACTCGCCATTGTTCACAAGGCAAAACTCATATTTACACAAACAGCTAGAATACCGAATCAACAACCTCCATTCAATATTAATGTCGTCCAACTAA